In one window of Neofelis nebulosa isolate mNeoNeb1 chromosome 15, mNeoNeb1.pri, whole genome shotgun sequence DNA:
- the LOC131496007 gene encoding C-reactive protein-like — protein sequence MDKLSLCFLVVIGLPGAFLQSDMQKKAFVFPIESDKSFVTLFAQVQEPLKAFTVCLRVYTALTRPYSLFSYATRTQSNEILLFKNKSGVYSVSVGGSDAYFKAPEKSYAPMHFCISWESSSGIVELWVDGRPMVRTSLKKGYTVGAGASIILGQEQDSFAGNFDTNQSLVGDIGEVNMWDFVLSPVEINSVYNGKAFSANVLNWQELNYEAQGEVFVKTQLWT from the exons ATGGACAAGTTGTCACTGTGTTTCCTGGTCGTCATCGGCCTCCCTGGAGCTTTTCTCCAAAGCG ACATGCAAAAAAAGGCCTTTGTGTTCCCCATAGAGTCCGATAAGTCCTTCGTAACCCTGTTTGCTCAGGTCCAGGAGCCATTGAAGGCTTTCACCGTATGCCTGCGAGTCTATACCGCCTTGACCCGCCCATATAGCCTCTTCTCTTATGCCACCAGGACACAGAGCAATGAGATCCTCCTCTTCAAGAACAAGAGTGGAGTATACAGCGTATCTGTGGGTGGCTCGGACGCCTACTTCAAGGCTCCGGAGAAGTCTTATGCACCAATGCACTTCTGCATCAGCTGGGAGTCCAGCTCAGGGATTGTAGAGCTCTGGGTGGATGGGAGGCCCATGGTGAGGACGAGTCTGAAGAAGGGATACACTGTGGGGGCAGGAGCAAGCATCATCCTGGGGCAGGAGCAGGATTCCTTTGCTGGCAACTTTGATACGAACCAGTCCTTAGTGGGAGACATTGGAGAGGTGAACATGTGGGACTTTGTGCTGTCACCAGTCGAAATAAACTCCGTCTACAATGGTAAGGCCTTCAGCGCTAACGTCCTGAACTGGCAGGAGCTGAACTACGAAGCACAAGGTGAAGTGTTCGTCAAGACCCAGCTGTGGACCTGA